A part of Bacillus rossius redtenbacheri isolate Brsri chromosome 1, Brsri_v3, whole genome shotgun sequence genomic DNA contains:
- the LOC134527738 gene encoding activity-regulated cytoskeleton-associated protein-like: protein MTPRPFRGQDHEDPVKQLQHWEQALQTQGIPQGEWIDHVGGLLMGEAIGWWKSHEGLYDTWEDFASSFANQFGSLPRIAELTAQLFSRKQKDSEEIESFLARKKKLYERLYPDRNVKEFLPTALELVRPNLRPFLRHPPPKDWAELHLRATAVQRDYQEIRSTPTGKVNTFPTREEKPVSRQEVPKCWYCPERHFNAECPVRRQQRDTQDKKPLQGNA from the coding sequence ATGACACCGAGGCCTTTCCGGGGACAAGACCATGAGGATCCTGTCAAACAGCTCCAGCACTGGGAGCAGGCCCTACAGACCCAGGGGATTCCCCAGGGCGAATGGATTGACCATGTCGGAGGACTACTAATGGGAGAAGCTATTGGATGGTGGAAGAGTCATGAAGGACTTTACGACACCTGGGAAGATTTCGCCTCAAGTTTCGCCAACCAGTTCGGCAGCCTGCCACGAATCGCGGAACTTACTGCCCAGTTGTTCAGCCGCaagcagaaggacagcgaggagATAGAGAGTTTCCTCGCCCGCAAGAAGAAACTATATGAACGCCTCTACCCTGATAGAAATGTGAAGGAATTCCTTCCTACGGCACTGGAATTGGTCagacccaacctacggccattcctCAGACATCCACCTCCCAAGGATTGGGCAGAGCTACATCTCCGAGCAACCGCAGTACAACGGGACTATCAAGAGATCCGGAGCACTCCCACGGGAAAAGTGAACACCTTCCCCACTCGGGAAGAGAAACCTGTCAGCCGCCAGGAGGTACCAAAATGCTGGTACTGCCCTGAGAGGCACTTCAACGCAGAATGCCCGGTCCGACGCCAACAGCGGGACACCCAGGACAAGAAGCCCTTGCAGGGAAACGCATAA